In Gossypium arboreum isolate Shixiya-1 chromosome 6, ASM2569848v2, whole genome shotgun sequence, the following are encoded in one genomic region:
- the LOC108460271 gene encoding uncharacterized protein LOC108460271 isoform X1 has product MSVLDSLFNKGFKAAKCKTLLKLTIPRIKLLRNRREIQIKQMRRDIAKLLEIGQEATARIRVEHIIREENTMAAQEILELFCELIAVRLPIIETQRECPLDLKEAISSICFAAPRCADLPELLQVQMLFISKYGKEFVSAATELRPDSGVNRQLIELLSICAPSPELKLKLLKEIAEEHELEWDPASTETEFFKPHEDLLNGPTEFVNGTKLPFPAEKHNETSISTADHAQIEQPDSDTDFDPLDLPEVPKVSLRPSTFAASAPVISSPSPAAPKPEIDYGPSRHSGASGYVLQMSPLEPDILMQEDSATRESEMSDDPAGAKENKQFVPFISPPSISPASISARGSDPPASLRPKCEANVDLQDVLAAAEAAAETAEHAAAAARSAASLAQVRIAELTQKKNERVTESSSPENPIHTYIPHQQASTEKLNFDHQNFCIDPADSLYSLDSHQVHEESVHQATEAADPSVDKLKIGSVSPVSSDHAVHHQPHRLPSMDDEFFSYPNLFARQNRDLGSNGSFKDNSHTSHY; this is encoded by the exons ATGTCTGTGCTCGATTCTCTTTTCAACAAAGGCTTTAAAGCTGCTAAATG CAAAACTTTGCTCAAGTTGACAATTCCGCGGATAAAGTTGTTGAGGAATAGGAGAGAGATTCAGATAAAACAGATGCGCCGCGACATTGCCAAACTTCTTGAGATTGGCCAAGAAGCTACTGCTCGAATCCGG GTGGAGCATATAATAAGGGAAGAGAATACAATGGCTGCTCAGGAGATCCTTGAGCTGTTTTGTGAGCTTATTGCTGTCCGTCTTCCAATCATAGAGACTCAAAG GGAATGTCCTCTAGATTTGAAAGAAGCAATATCTAGCATTTGTTTTGCTGCACCAAGATGTGCCGATCTACCAGAGTTGTTGCAGGTTCAAATGCTGTTTATTTCCAAGTACGGGAAGGAATTTGTATCAGCTGCAACTGAGCTCAGGCCAGATAGTGGTGTTAATCGTCAG TTGATAGAATTGTTATCTATATGCGCTCCTTCACCCGAATTAAAACTGAAGCTTCTGAAAGAAATTGCTGAAGAGCATGAGTTGGAATGGGATCCAGCTTCCACGGAGACTGAGTTTTTCAAACCACATGAAGATTTATTG AATGGCCCAACTGAGTTTGTCAATGGTACTAAGTTGCCCTTTCCTGCTGAGAAACACAATGAAACATCGATTTCCACCGCTGATCATGCCCAAATTGAGCAGCCTGATTCTGATACAGACTTTGACCCATTAGATTTACCTGAAGTTCCTAAGGTATCATTGCGGCCAAGCACATTTGCTGCATCAGCACCAGTAATTAGCTCACCTTCACCAGCTGCTCCAAAGCCTGAAATTGATTATGGACCATCTAGACATTCTGGAGCTTCTGGATATGTTTTACAAATGTCACCTTTAGAGCCTGatatattgatgcaagaagattCTGCCACTAGAGAAAGTGAAATGTCCGATGATCCAGCTGGAGCCAAAGAAAATAAACAGTTTGTGCCATTCATTTCTCCCCCATCAATTTCTCCTGCATCAATCTCTGCAAGAGGAAGTGATCCTCCAGCTAGTTTGAGACCAAAATGTGAGGCCAATGTTGACCTACAGGATGTTTTAGCTGCTGCTGAGGCTGCTGCTGAAACTGCCGAACATGCAGCAGCTGCAGCCCGTTCAGCTGCAAGTCTTGCACAAGTTAGAATTGCTGAGCTTACACAGAAAAAAAATGAGCGGGTTACTGAGAGTAGCAGCCCTGAGAACCCTATTCATACATATATTCCTCATCAACAAGCTAGTACAGAAAAGCTAAATTTTGATCATCAGAACTTTTGTATTGATCCTGCTGATTCTTTATATTCTTTGGACTCCCATCAAGTACATGAGGAGTCAGTGCACCAAGCAACAGAGGCAGCAGATCCTTCAGTCGACAAACTGAAAATAGGCTCCGTTTCACCAGTTTCCAGCGACCATGCAGTTCATCACCAGCCACATAGATTGCCTTCAATGGATGATGAATTCTTCTCATATCCAAACCTTTTCGCGAGACAGAATCGAGACCTCGGATCCAATGGGTCTTTTAAAGATAATTCCCATACTAGTCATTATTAA
- the LOC108460271 gene encoding uncharacterized protein LOC108460271 isoform X2, translated as MRRDIAKLLEIGQEATARIRVEHIIREENTMAAQEILELFCELIAVRLPIIETQRECPLDLKEAISSICFAAPRCADLPELLQVQMLFISKYGKEFVSAATELRPDSGVNRQLIELLSICAPSPELKLKLLKEIAEEHELEWDPASTETEFFKPHEDLLNGPTEFVNGTKLPFPAEKHNETSISTADHAQIEQPDSDTDFDPLDLPEVPKVSLRPSTFAASAPVISSPSPAAPKPEIDYGPSRHSGASGYVLQMSPLEPDILMQEDSATRESEMSDDPAGAKENKQFVPFISPPSISPASISARGSDPPASLRPKCEANVDLQDVLAAAEAAAETAEHAAAAARSAASLAQVRIAELTQKKNERVTESSSPENPIHTYIPHQQASTEKLNFDHQNFCIDPADSLYSLDSHQVHEESVHQATEAADPSVDKLKIGSVSPVSSDHAVHHQPHRLPSMDDEFFSYPNLFARQNRDLGSNGSFKDNSHTSHY; from the exons ATGCGCCGCGACATTGCCAAACTTCTTGAGATTGGCCAAGAAGCTACTGCTCGAATCCGG GTGGAGCATATAATAAGGGAAGAGAATACAATGGCTGCTCAGGAGATCCTTGAGCTGTTTTGTGAGCTTATTGCTGTCCGTCTTCCAATCATAGAGACTCAAAG GGAATGTCCTCTAGATTTGAAAGAAGCAATATCTAGCATTTGTTTTGCTGCACCAAGATGTGCCGATCTACCAGAGTTGTTGCAGGTTCAAATGCTGTTTATTTCCAAGTACGGGAAGGAATTTGTATCAGCTGCAACTGAGCTCAGGCCAGATAGTGGTGTTAATCGTCAG TTGATAGAATTGTTATCTATATGCGCTCCTTCACCCGAATTAAAACTGAAGCTTCTGAAAGAAATTGCTGAAGAGCATGAGTTGGAATGGGATCCAGCTTCCACGGAGACTGAGTTTTTCAAACCACATGAAGATTTATTG AATGGCCCAACTGAGTTTGTCAATGGTACTAAGTTGCCCTTTCCTGCTGAGAAACACAATGAAACATCGATTTCCACCGCTGATCATGCCCAAATTGAGCAGCCTGATTCTGATACAGACTTTGACCCATTAGATTTACCTGAAGTTCCTAAGGTATCATTGCGGCCAAGCACATTTGCTGCATCAGCACCAGTAATTAGCTCACCTTCACCAGCTGCTCCAAAGCCTGAAATTGATTATGGACCATCTAGACATTCTGGAGCTTCTGGATATGTTTTACAAATGTCACCTTTAGAGCCTGatatattgatgcaagaagattCTGCCACTAGAGAAAGTGAAATGTCCGATGATCCAGCTGGAGCCAAAGAAAATAAACAGTTTGTGCCATTCATTTCTCCCCCATCAATTTCTCCTGCATCAATCTCTGCAAGAGGAAGTGATCCTCCAGCTAGTTTGAGACCAAAATGTGAGGCCAATGTTGACCTACAGGATGTTTTAGCTGCTGCTGAGGCTGCTGCTGAAACTGCCGAACATGCAGCAGCTGCAGCCCGTTCAGCTGCAAGTCTTGCACAAGTTAGAATTGCTGAGCTTACACAGAAAAAAAATGAGCGGGTTACTGAGAGTAGCAGCCCTGAGAACCCTATTCATACATATATTCCTCATCAACAAGCTAGTACAGAAAAGCTAAATTTTGATCATCAGAACTTTTGTATTGATCCTGCTGATTCTTTATATTCTTTGGACTCCCATCAAGTACATGAGGAGTCAGTGCACCAAGCAACAGAGGCAGCAGATCCTTCAGTCGACAAACTGAAAATAGGCTCCGTTTCACCAGTTTCCAGCGACCATGCAGTTCATCACCAGCCACATAGATTGCCTTCAATGGATGATGAATTCTTCTCATATCCAAACCTTTTCGCGAGACAGAATCGAGACCTCGGATCCAATGGGTCTTTTAAAGATAATTCCCATACTAGTCATTATTAA